From the Clostridia bacterium genome, the window ATGTTCTTCTTTATCTTTATCTTTATCTTTATCTTTGTTAAATCTTTATCAATGTCGATGTATTTTTACCAGTTATTAGTATAAAATCTATATAGAATCACCATTTTATGGTTAAAATATGCTCTTTTCTGGTGTTTTAACGTGGTACTATGCGCAAAATGATTGCTTGGCGAATAGTATAGAACATCTTCAACTTTGGTTTGACTGTATCAGGAATAGGGATATCGTATTTCACTACCCACCTATTTGGTGCATAACGATATGATATGTACCTAAATATCATATCTGCTATAGTCGGCCTTCATATTCCTGCTTTTTATGCGTTCAATAGCATGTCCTAATATGATTACATGCCTAAATGCCTATATGCGCTCTAATCGCCTATAAATGCCCCTAAATAGGATATGATGTATTTCATCATGAGGTTGTTCTGTAATTGCCCCTTTGGTGCTTTCATATGGTAAAATTTGATGGCGTCGTTAACATCATCTTTTATAGAAGTATCTCTTATAGAAGAATCTTTGTTGTCCAGTTTCTGGATAACCCTTGTCCTATTTCTGGATAAGGTTAGAAGTAGCCGACTGTGTAAATTTTGCACAGTCAAGAGTATTCTGCATCTACCTATAAGATCTAAACTGTGGTTTGCTCGTGCAAAATTTGCACTACCAATATTCTTTCAGCTCCCATATTTGGAGAACCCACTCCTGCATCTAACTATGTAGAGATGGAATATCCCGTCATGCCCTTATCGTCTTTTAAATAGTCGCTTATACCAGGGCAAGGCCTTTTCTTTCTGCTGTTCCTGTATAGATCTAACAACCTGCATCAACTGTTTGTCTCGTTCCTCCTGTATAGCTCTGTCCTTCTCTCGTTCCTCTGCTAATGCCCTTCTGGTGTCCTCTAGCTCTTGCCTAATCGTTTCTAGCTCATTGGCTATAGTATCAGCTACAACCTTTTCTATAGCTCGCTGTAACTCTCTTTCTGTGGCCTGTGATACATTGCTAATGACTATAGGCACATTCTCCTGCTCTTTAGCTCGTTGTAGTGCCTCCTCCGTTATCTCGTATTGTTCCCCGTATGCCCCATCAATAAGAGTAGCCTCCAACCTGCCCGACTTTATCCAACGTCTTATCGTTGTTGGTGATAGATCTAACCTACTGGCCGCCTCTCGTATATTCACCCTTGCCACCTCCCTATACATAGGCTGTCTATGCTGTACCCTGTATATCTTTTGGTATGTCTGTCTTATAATTCTATACATAATCGTTATATCCTTCATAGCCTTATAAGCTCCGTATGGCTGTTTTAAGCGTGTCTATGCCTTAC encodes:
- a CDS encoding helix-turn-helix domain-containing protein, whose amino-acid sequence is MYRIIRQTYQKIYRVQHRQPMYREVARVNIREAASRLDLSPTTIRRWIKSGRLEATLIDGAYGEQYEITEEALQRAKEQENVPIVISNVSQATERELQRAIEKVVADTIANELETIRQELEDTRRALAEEREKDRAIQEERDKQLMQVVRSIQEQQKEKALPWYKRLFKRR